AGATAAGCATTACCAATCAAGGTTCCATAAGGTTTGTCTACTGCAGCTACCACTTGTACACTTCCATACGAACCTATTACGTAATTTTTAATTCTTTTTTCATAATCAAGAACTTTAACCTGGCTTTTGTTTGTTGCGAAGTTTACACCCAAATTCCAGGAGAACTTCGGTTGTTTAATAACTGCGGCATCTAACTGTATTTCGAGACCTTTATTATTAATCTTTCCGGCATTAAGTAGTTTCTGTGAATATCCGCTTGCGGCACTAACATCTAATTTGAGTATCTGATCAATACTATTGGTGTTGTACAATGAAATATCAAGACGTATCCGGTTTCTAAATAGTCCCAGATCTACCCCTAGTTCCGTAGAATTTGTACTTTCTGATTTAAGATTTTCGTTCAATCCAATTCCAGATGATGTTAATTGAGGATTTCCTTTAAATGCCTCAAGAGAATTAAAGGTAGTATATAATTGATACGGATCGGCATCGCTACCCACTTTAGACCATCCACCACGAATCTTGGCAAAACTCACAATACTACTTTTGATATTCAATGCATCTGTTAATATAATGCTGGCATTAACAGATGGATAGAAATATGACTGGTTTTTCTTGGGAAGTGTAGACGACCAGTCGTTTCTTGCTGTGAGATTTAAATATGCATAACTTTTATATCCTATTTGTGCAGAAGCAAATGAACTATATGTACGCAGCTTTGAGTAAAAGTTTGAAGAGACCAGTGGGTCTCTCGAATTTGCAAGAGTGTAAAGCTTGGCAACAGCAAGCCTTGGAGCTTGTTGATAGTTCTGTTCAAACGTACGGTTACGCACATTATATCCACCAAATACATCTAGACTGATCTCTTTATTGATATTTTTATTGTATCTTAAAATGGCTTCCGTGTTTGTTTCGCTAACCCTATATGCATCTTCTTCATAAGAGCCATAAGGTGTTCCGTTTGTGCCATAAGCAATTTTTGCTTTTCTGCGATCATTATAAGTATCTGTTCCAGAACGCAGATTAAAAGTAAGTCCGTCTATAATAGTATAGTTTAGATGGATATCGCCGATAAGACGATCCTTTCTTTGACTGGTTGTGTTATTGTTGGCCACCCAGTACAAATTACTGTAATAGCTGTTGTTCCAGTTATTATTCTGGTTCGCTTTTAATTCATTGATATCCACTTGGCGTCCAAACCAGGCAAACTGTAACATGGCACTTGACGATCTTTTTCCACCGGATGCAGGTAAGTTAGGAGAGTCGTTAATGATATAATTACCTGTAGCCCCAACTTTTAGCCTTTTATTAATGCTGTAGTTTGTGTTCACAGATACATTTGTCTTTCCTGTTTCACTGTTAGGTTCAATACCGTATTGCTTTTCATTATTCAGGGAAAGCCGAATATCATACTTATCTCCTGAACCGGCTATTGAAACGCCGTTGTTATAAGTAAACCCAGTCTTAAAATAGTCTCTGACATTGTTTGGATGGGCAATGAATGGAACTGCTTCTCCATTCGAATTAAACTGAGGAATAAGCTGTCCGTTTAGTTTAGGTCCCCAGCTCTCATCAACTCCGTCATTTACTCCTGCTCCTTTTCCATCTACATAACTAAACAGCCCATTGCCCCCCTGGCCAAATTCATTTTGATACTTGGGCAACGTAAGAATGGAAGACAGAGTCGTGTTAGAATTAAAGGTAATTCCCAACCCTTTCTGTCCCTTTCCTGATTTGGTTTTGATAAGGATTGCTCCATGCGCTGCCCGCGATCCATACAAAGCAGCGGCATTAGGTCCCTTTAAAACACTTAATGTTTCAATGTCTTCGGGGTTGATGTCGGCAATGGCATTCCTGAAATCTCTTGAACCGCCTGCACCCAACTGAGAATTATCTACGGGAATTCCATCAATAACAAATAAAGGTTGATTATAACCGGCAATGGACGTTTCTCCTCGTATAATAATTCGGGAAGAACCAATGTCCCCCTGAGAGTTGGTTATCCTTACTCCGGCAATCTTTCCCGAAAGAGCATTCACTATGTTTGATTCTTTAGCCTCAGATACATCTTTTGATGATAGCTCCTGCGTAGAATATCCCAAAGATTTTTTTTCTTTCGATACCCCCAAAGCTGTAACCACAACCTCGTTAAGTGAATATGCATCAGGTGAAATCTGAATGTTGTATTCGTCACTGCTTGAAATGTTTACTGAATGAGGTTGAAATCCTAAATAACGCAGCTCCAGTTTATGGATGTTTTCATTAATTTCCAAAGTAAACTGCCCATTAGTGTCAGTCAATGTTCCTGTATTTGCTCCTACAGCTTTTACAACCACTCCGGGTAATGAGCTTCCATCTTCGGACGAGGATACTTTTCCACTTATTTTCCTGT
The Bacteroides sedimenti genome window above contains:
- a CDS encoding SusC/RagA family TonB-linked outer membrane protein, which produces MKKIIILFIGLFLFTSIIEAKNRKISGKVSSSEDGSSLPGVVVKAVGANTGTLTDTNGQFTLEINENIHKLELRYLGFQPHSVNISSSDEYNIQISPDAYSLNEVVVTALGVSKEKKSLGYSTQELSSKDVSEAKESNIVNALSGKIAGVRITNSQGDIGSSRIIIRGETSIAGYNQPLFVIDGIPVDNSQLGAGGSRDFRNAIADINPEDIETLSVLKGPNAAALYGSRAAHGAILIKTKSGKGQKGLGITFNSNTTLSSILTLPKYQNEFGQGGNGLFSYVDGKGAGVNDGVDESWGPKLNGQLIPQFNSNGEAVPFIAHPNNVRDYFKTGFTYNNGVSIAGSGDKYDIRLSLNNEKQYGIEPNSETGKTNVSVNTNYSINKRLKVGATGNYIINDSPNLPASGGKRSSSAMLQFAWFGRQVDINELKANQNNNWNNSYYSNLYWVANNNTTSQRKDRLIGDIHLNYTIIDGLTFNLRSGTDTYNDRRKAKIAYGTNGTPYGSYEEDAYRVSETNTEAILRYNKNINKEISLDVFGGYNVRNRTFEQNYQQAPRLAVAKLYTLANSRDPLVSSNFYSKLRTYSSFASAQIGYKSYAYLNLTARNDWSSTLPKKNQSYFYPSVNASIILTDALNIKSSIVSFAKIRGGWSKVGSDADPYQLYTTFNSLEAFKGNPQLTSSGIGLNENLKSESTNSTELGVDLGLFRNRIRLDISLYNTNSIDQILKLDVSAASGYSQKLLNAGKINNKGLEIQLDAAVIKQPKFSWNLGVNFATNKSQVKVLDYEKRIKNYVIGSYGSVQVVAAVDKPYGTLIGNAYLRDNSGNIIVNANGLPQADPTKKILGKFTPDWTGGITNSFSYKGFDFSFLIDASIGGSLYSGTNRTGSYTGVLASTLPGRSAENGGLYYYYPGNIKANGTVAAVNGQGTSNGETVYDDGMIFKGVTTDGKQNTKIISASQYYKSTYSIDEQYVYSSSFVKFRELKLAYNFRGEWLKKLSLTGASIGVIGRNLFFIYKDVPNIDPENAFSTGNAQGIESLSLPTTRSYGVNISLKF